A genomic segment from Rickettsia endosymbiont of Lasioglossum villosulum encodes:
- a CDS encoding disulfide bond formation protein B, whose translation MPFNTIINYIRKDSYKMLHIGLIAISVTALATAYFAEYILHYAPCPLCVYERFPYLTLIKICLTALIIRQLSKYTLVFIFLTLLSSCILSTYHSMVERGIVQPSSLCSSMIRFPKGLSIEHIRQMLYSQPITSCTKPAIKLLGISMTEYNLLLNLGLLIGLLIVWLYPKESSL comes from the coding sequence ATGCCATTTAATACCATTATAAACTACATAAGAAAAGACAGCTATAAAATGCTGCATATAGGCTTAATTGCGATTTCTGTCACAGCTCTTGCTACAGCTTATTTTGCTGAGTATATATTGCATTATGCCCCCTGCCCTTTATGCGTTTACGAAAGATTCCCTTATCTAACATTAATAAAAATTTGTCTAACTGCTTTAATTATCAGGCAATTAAGTAAATACACTTTAGTATTTATTTTTTTAACACTACTTAGTTCATGCATATTATCAACCTATCATAGTATGGTAGAGCGAGGAATAGTTCAGCCAAGCAGTCTTTGTTCATCTATGATCCGCTTCCCAAAAGGCTTATCTATTGAGCATATTAGACAGATGCTTTATTCACAGCCAATAACTTCCTGCACCAAACCGGCAATTAAGCTTTTAGGGATTTCCATGACGGAATACAATTTACTTTTAAATCTCGGTCTTTTAATCGGATTGTTAATTGTTTGGCTTTATCCTAAAGAGTCTTCATTATGA
- a CDS encoding ATP-binding cassette domain-containing protein, whose translation MKPYLYAEKVQFKVKERNEPIISETTLNIAEEEFVVVLGTNGSGKSTLTKILAGYLKPTSGQVFLDQVRIDKLPQSQKANMLITITQKAEDRLFSELTLEENITLWESRFPANERKTDVEVLELIGLSKSKRFLSRLTQPLSNFSGGEKQLILLALAISHPPKILFLDEHTASLDPKASHEVMKKTAEIIDEHKITAVMITHNLEDAVNYGKRLVVLDNGKVAQDYLKPPAFSMKELKKMLG comes from the coding sequence ATGAAACCTTATTTATATGCCGAGAAAGTGCAGTTTAAAGTAAAAGAGCGTAATGAGCCGATAATATCGGAAACTACTTTAAATATTGCCGAAGAAGAGTTTGTTGTAGTGCTTGGAACTAACGGCAGCGGTAAATCTACTTTAACAAAAATTCTAGCAGGTTATTTAAAGCCGACTAGCGGGCAGGTGTTTTTAGATCAAGTACGAATTGATAAATTACCGCAATCGCAAAAAGCTAATATGTTAATAACTATAACCCAAAAAGCAGAAGATAGATTATTTTCGGAGTTAACTTTAGAAGAAAATATTACTTTATGGGAAAGCCGCTTTCCAGCAAATGAGCGTAAAACAGATGTGGAAGTATTAGAGCTTATCGGTTTATCGAAATCTAAGCGTTTTTTGTCACGTCTAACGCAGCCGCTTAGTAATTTTTCCGGTGGGGAGAAACAACTTATATTGCTCGCACTAGCTATTTCTCATCCACCTAAAATATTATTTTTAGATGAACATACTGCAAGCCTTGACCCTAAAGCTTCGCATGAGGTAATGAAAAAAACGGCAGAGATTATTGATGAACATAAAATAACTGCCGTAATGATCACACATAATTTGGAAGATGCTGTAAATTACGGAAAAAGACTTGTGGTTTTAGATAATGGTAAGGTAGCACAAGACTACCTAAAACCACCGGCTTTTTCTATGAAAGAATTGAAAAAGATGTTAGGGTAA
- a CDS encoding ABC transporter permease subunit, which translates to MNLLVTALEQSLIMLPLILGMYISYRILKITDLTVDGTYVLGAAVFTKFLSFGLFSALILVVIAGSVIGVIVSFMQKNNRVNSLIAGILASFMLYSVNLQIMQCPNISTLGMPSLLNIFNAENWLLPLSMLNIIVIFAIIILLKGQLGLMLRAFGFNKDLLAILGKPAEFYRTLGLSISNALAALTGTISAQVNGFADINMGFGVALVGIGAIVIGRHILIRNNSFDTFKEIFSCFIGILFYFITLSILLRIGIDPINLKLILGMVLFISLRSVKREAV; encoded by the coding sequence ATGAATCTTTTAGTTACTGCTCTTGAGCAATCTTTGATAATGTTGCCGCTTATTTTAGGAATGTATATCAGTTACAGGATTTTGAAAATTACCGATTTAACTGTAGATGGAACATATGTATTAGGTGCGGCAGTGTTTACTAAATTTCTTTCATTTGGACTATTTTCGGCATTAATACTTGTCGTAATAGCAGGGAGTGTTATTGGTGTTATAGTAAGCTTTATGCAGAAAAATAACCGTGTTAATAGCCTTATAGCGGGAATACTTGCCAGCTTTATGCTTTATTCGGTTAATTTGCAGATTATGCAATGTCCTAACATATCGACACTAGGTATGCCAAGCTTACTCAATATATTTAATGCTGAAAATTGGTTATTACCTTTGAGCATGTTGAATATTATTGTGATATTTGCAATAATAATTTTATTAAAAGGGCAACTAGGTCTAATGCTTAGAGCATTTGGGTTTAATAAAGATTTACTTGCTATTTTAGGAAAGCCTGCCGAATTCTATCGTACGCTTGGGCTTAGCATAAGTAACGCACTTGCTGCATTAACTGGTACTATATCAGCACAAGTAAATGGTTTTGCCGATATTAATATGGGTTTTGGGGTAGCACTTGTTGGTATCGGTGCAATAGTTATAGGGCGACATATCCTAATTCGCAATAACAGCTTTGATACTTTTAAAGAAATATTTTCCTGTTTTATAGGTATATTATTTTACTTTATCACTTTAAGTATTTTACTCCGCATCGGTATTGATCCTATAAACCTTAAGCTTATCTTAGGAATGGTGCTATTTATTTCTCTTCGTTCTGTGAAAAGAGAGGCTGTATGA
- a CDS encoding ABC transporter substrate binding protein produces the protein MSFLNIFLRVFSLLFSLFFTLSVYATQKNIAVIVPLEHAAMTQIVAGIEESLKAIDAKITVKNAHADSNILLAIIKQLKDQDIDVIIPIGTSACQTVISHIPNKPIVCAAAKIDNKNLPLVTGVNDEIKITSIISKLPFLRNITLIYSSSEKVISEVEATKSYAKKNNISLNFKMVQNLNDLSVAVKNAPENTQCFVILKDHLIVSGINILKQEAFKRNIPIIASDEGSVISGATIAVGVQEKDIGLKAGEQAKQILQGTAPKNIPFQNMDELTLFVNLKSFIKQKILTKENLAALPFNRKELEE, from the coding sequence ATGTCATTCCTTAATATTTTCTTAAGAGTCTTCTCTCTTTTATTTTCATTATTTTTCACTTTATCAGTTTATGCGACTCAAAAAAACATCGCTGTTATTGTCCCGCTTGAACATGCAGCAATGACTCAAATCGTAGCAGGAATTGAAGAATCGTTGAAAGCTATAGATGCAAAAATTACAGTAAAAAATGCCCATGCTGATTCTAATATTTTACTTGCTATCATAAAGCAGCTTAAAGATCAAGATATTGACGTAATAATTCCAATCGGTACATCTGCTTGTCAAACTGTAATTTCACATATCCCTAATAAACCGATTGTTTGTGCGGCAGCTAAGATTGATAATAAAAATCTTCCCTTGGTTACTGGTGTTAATGATGAAATAAAAATTACCAGTATCATTAGCAAGTTACCATTTTTACGGAACATTACCTTAATTTATAGCAGCAGCGAAAAAGTTATTTCAGAAGTAGAAGCAACAAAAAGCTATGCGAAGAAAAATAATATTTCGTTAAACTTTAAAATGGTACAAAACTTAAATGACTTATCGGTAGCTGTAAAGAATGCTCCCGAAAATACACAATGCTTTGTGATTTTAAAAGATCATTTAATAGTTAGCGGTATAAATATTTTAAAACAAGAAGCATTTAAACGAAATATTCCTATTATTGCCTCGGATGAAGGGTCGGTAATTAGCGGAGCAACCATCGCGGTAGGGGTGCAAGAAAAAGATATAGGCTTAAAAGCAGGTGAACAAGCAAAGCAGATTCTGCAAGGAACAGCACCTAAGAATATCCCTTTTCAAAATATGGATGAGCTAACTTTATTTGTTAATCTTAAATCCTTTATCAAACAAAAAATTCTTACCAAGGAAAATTTAGCTGCTCTTCCTTTTAACAGAAAAGAGTTGGAAGAGTAA
- a CDS encoding YaaA family protein: MLTIISSAKTLNFEPIAFKGELTSPTFPKITNQLLAIVKNYSEAQLSKTMGISEKLAHLNKERFQNFEKQDSKAAIFAYAGDVFNNIQSENLSEDAVNFLQSHLLIISGLYGALKPLDVIKPYRLEMATKLNEINDLNKFWQDEITNYINQRLEHHKHKYLLNLASQEYSSVINQDKLKYPIINIHFKENRNGKLATIGINAKKARGNMVKFIANNLIDSPELLKEFSYLDYKYSSKDSLNNDLVFVK, translated from the coding sequence ATGCTTACTATTATTTCATCTGCTAAAACTCTTAATTTTGAGCCGATAGCTTTTAAAGGGGAGCTAACCTCCCCTACTTTTCCCAAAATAACAAATCAACTACTTGCTATAGTTAAAAATTATTCTGAAGCTCAGCTATCTAAAACTATGGGTATAAGCGAGAAATTGGCACATTTAAATAAAGAAAGATTTCAGAATTTTGAGAAGCAAGACAGCAAAGCAGCTATTTTTGCTTATGCGGGTGATGTTTTTAATAATATACAATCAGAAAATTTAAGCGAAGATGCAGTAAATTTTTTACAATCGCATTTGCTTATCATATCAGGGTTATATGGAGCTTTAAAGCCGCTCGATGTTATCAAACCTTATAGGCTTGAAATGGCAACAAAGTTAAATGAGATAAATGATTTGAACAAATTTTGGCAAGATGAGATTACAAATTATATTAATCAGAGGCTTGAGCATCATAAACATAAATATTTGCTTAATCTTGCATCGCAAGAATATTCATCTGTAATAAATCAGGATAAGTTAAAATATCCTATAATTAATATTCATTTTAAAGAAAATAGAAATGGTAAGTTAGCAACTATTGGGATAAATGCTAAAAAAGCTCGTGGAAATATGGTGAAATTTATTGCAAATAATCTAATCGACTCCCCTGAATTACTTAAAGAATTTTCATATCTAGATTATAAATATAGCTCTAAGGATTCATTAAATAATGATTTGGTATTTGTGAAATAG
- the murG gene encoding undecaprenyldiphospho-muramoylpentapeptide beta-N-acetylglucosaminyltransferase, whose amino-acid sequence MKKIVLVAGGTGGHFFPAVALGEELIKRKYEVHFITDLRCEKYINHDTGLIFHVIDLKRPKNILLFLPLLSLAIFKAIKLLFSLSPSAVVGFGGYPVVASMFAAIFLRVPIVIHEQNSYLGKVNKFFANFAKKIAISYKNTKNLPVVVKNRTVVTGGIVRKNIRGLDSVVKRRNDKDRTFKIFIFGGSQGAKLFSELIPESIKALMQKQPNLKLHITQQAALEDQVKIKNIYSNLNITYELAEFFDNMANQYKNADLVISRAGASTIEELTYIGLPAIFIPLPSAADNHQYHNAKLLEDEKCGWCMKQDDISSEKLAEKMFELISNLKILENTSKNLLKRRKEGHKLLSNLIEELI is encoded by the coding sequence ATGAAAAAGATAGTTTTAGTGGCAGGTGGAACAGGCGGTCATTTTTTTCCAGCAGTTGCTCTTGGGGAGGAGTTAATAAAAAGAAAATATGAAGTTCATTTTATTACGGATTTAAGGTGTGAGAAGTATATAAATCATGATACGGGATTAATTTTTCATGTTATAGATTTAAAACGACCAAAAAATATTTTATTATTCTTGCCGTTATTATCGCTTGCTATTTTTAAAGCTATTAAATTGTTATTTAGCCTTTCTCCCTCTGCTGTAGTAGGATTTGGTGGTTATCCGGTTGTTGCTTCAATGTTTGCAGCAATTTTTCTAAGAGTGCCGATTGTAATTCATGAGCAGAATTCTTATCTTGGAAAGGTTAATAAATTTTTTGCAAATTTTGCTAAGAAAATAGCAATTTCTTATAAAAATACTAAAAACTTGCCTGTAGTTGTAAAGAATAGAACAGTAGTTACTGGGGGGATAGTTAGAAAGAATATTAGAGGCTTGGATTCGGTGGTCAAGCGACGGAATGACAAAGACCGTACCTTTAAAATTTTTATCTTTGGCGGCAGTCAAGGAGCTAAATTATTTTCAGAGTTAATACCTGAAAGCATCAAAGCTTTAATGCAAAAGCAGCCAAATCTTAAACTGCATATAACTCAGCAAGCAGCACTTGAGGATCAAGTAAAAATAAAAAATATATACTCAAATTTAAATATTACTTACGAATTAGCTGAATTTTTTGATAATATGGCAAATCAGTATAAAAATGCTGATTTAGTAATTTCAAGAGCTGGAGCATCTACTATAGAAGAGCTAACTTATATAGGGTTGCCAGCAATTTTTATTCCGCTGCCAAGTGCTGCCGATAATCATCAATATCATAATGCAAAATTATTAGAAGATGAGAAATGTGGTTGGTGCATGAAGCAAGATGATATATCAAGCGAAAAATTAGCCGAAAAAATGTTTGAGTTAATAAGTAATCTGAAGATATTAGAAAATACCTCGAAAAATCTATTAAAAAGAAGAAAAGAGGGTCATAAGTTGCTAAGTAACCTAATAGAAGAGCTAATTTAA
- the ftsW gene encoding putative lipid II flippase FtsW — MNNEISNNFIKLWWRSTDRQIVISLVILFAFSLMLVTTSGSAVASRIGLEENYFASRQVFYLTAASAFILLFSRFNKKWLKRFAILGFIASIVLLIAVKFFGYEVKGATRWINIAGLSIQPSEFIKPFFAVVTGWILSLKFNDDFPSFTVCSILYFIVAILLIIQPDFGMLVMITAVFGIQLFIAGMPIFWIVLAGFLGMIGVTVAYFWLPHVTQRINSFLDPDSSENYQVSKSLKAFEHGGLYGKGPGEGAVKQVLPDSHTDFIFAVAGEEFGAIICLIVIGVFAFIVLRSLAKLLNEQDKFVQFAASGIVAQLGLQAIINIGVTLHLLPTKGMTLPFISYGGSSTLAIAIATGMLLGFTKYRTPLDSYKINKIEI; from the coding sequence ATGAATAACGAAATATCGAATAATTTTATAAAATTATGGTGGCGTAGTACCGATCGCCAAATAGTTATTTCTTTAGTTATTTTATTTGCTTTTAGCTTAATGCTTGTGACTACTTCAGGTTCAGCAGTAGCAAGTAGAATAGGGCTGGAAGAAAATTATTTTGCATCTAGGCAAGTATTTTATCTAACAGCTGCCTCAGCTTTTATATTGTTATTTTCACGCTTTAATAAGAAATGGTTAAAGCGTTTTGCCATATTGGGTTTTATAGCTAGTATAGTTTTATTAATTGCTGTTAAATTCTTTGGTTACGAAGTGAAAGGAGCAACTAGGTGGATTAATATTGCCGGCTTATCTATTCAGCCTTCAGAGTTTATTAAGCCATTTTTTGCAGTTGTTACGGGCTGGATATTATCGTTAAAATTTAATGATGATTTCCCAAGCTTTACAGTTTGCTCGATACTTTATTTTATTGTTGCTATTCTCTTAATCATTCAACCGGATTTTGGAATGCTTGTGATGATTACGGCAGTTTTTGGTATTCAGCTTTTTATTGCTGGTATGCCAATATTTTGGATTGTTCTAGCTGGTTTTTTAGGAATGATAGGAGTAACTGTTGCGTATTTTTGGTTGCCACACGTTACGCAAAGGATTAACTCATTTCTAGATCCTGATAGTAGTGAGAATTATCAAGTTAGCAAGTCACTGAAAGCTTTTGAACATGGTGGTTTATATGGTAAAGGACCGGGGGAGGGGGCAGTAAAACAGGTTCTACCTGATTCGCACACTGATTTTATTTTTGCCGTTGCTGGGGAAGAATTTGGAGCTATTATTTGCCTTATAGTTATAGGTGTATTTGCGTTTATAGTACTTAGAAGTCTTGCTAAGCTATTAAATGAGCAAGATAAATTCGTCCAATTTGCTGCTAGCGGTATTGTTGCACAATTAGGGCTTCAGGCAATAATTAATATAGGTGTAACTTTGCATTTACTGCCTACTAAGGGCATGACGCTGCCTTTTATTAGCTATGGCGGCTCTTCAACGCTTGCAATTGCTATAGCTACTGGTATGCTTCTTGGCTTTACTAAATACCGAACGCCGCTTGATTCGTACAAGATAAATAAAATAGAAATATGA
- the murD gene encoding UDP-N-acetylmuramoyl-L-alanine--D-glutamate ligase, whose protein sequence is MTIHKRQNIGVFGLGKTGISVYEELQDKCNIIAYDDLEANRDKFEELFGKNYIIPISDIKWQNLDKIVLSPGIPLTHEIVKIAKNFNIPITSDIDLFFEKSKGLNLLAVTGTNGKSTTTALISHILSDNGLDYPLAGNIGVPVLQAKASKDGYVLELSSFQLDLVKTFAAKIAVLLNITPDHLDRHENMEGYITAKSKIFDRMDKDSYGIINIDNDYCHEIFTNLQQKHHIKLIPFSVTKILEKGISIVNDIITDNFFEHISLKLMSNKSLQGIHNSENIAASYAVARIIGLEPVKIIESISSFQGLPHRMQYLGSIDVINFYNDSKATNAIAAVQSIKALDNIYWLAGGIAKEGGIEEIKPYFSKIKKAYFYGQAKEMFANTAKDVIDFVICDDLKQAFELAYKDACKDNQKEKNILLAPCCSSYDQFKNFEERGELFIRLYNTLICAYDKNALLKKLIS, encoded by the coding sequence ATGACTATCCATAAAAGACAAAATATAGGTGTTTTTGGGCTTGGTAAAACTGGTATTTCGGTTTACGAAGAGTTGCAAGACAAATGTAATATAATTGCCTATGATGATCTAGAAGCAAATAGGGATAAGTTTGAGGAATTATTCGGTAAAAATTATATTATTCCCATATCTGATATAAAATGGCAAAATTTAGATAAAATTGTATTAAGTCCTGGAATTCCTCTAACACACGAGATAGTCAAAATCGCAAAAAATTTTAATATCCCGATCACTTCCGACATAGATTTATTTTTCGAAAAATCTAAAGGTTTAAACCTCCTAGCTGTGACCGGTACAAACGGCAAAAGTACTACCACTGCTTTAATTAGTCATATCTTAAGTGATAATGGTTTAGATTATCCATTAGCTGGTAATATCGGTGTTCCGGTTTTGCAAGCTAAAGCAAGTAAGGATGGGTATGTGCTTGAGTTATCTTCCTTTCAGCTAGATTTAGTAAAAACTTTTGCTGCTAAAATAGCAGTGCTTCTTAATATTACTCCCGATCATTTAGATAGGCATGAAAATATGGAAGGTTATATTACAGCAAAATCTAAAATTTTTGATCGAATGGATAAAGATAGTTACGGGATAATTAATATTGATAATGATTATTGCCATGAAATTTTTACAAATCTACAACAAAAACATCATATTAAATTAATCCCTTTTTCAGTTACCAAAATTCTTGAAAAAGGTATATCAATAGTTAATGATATAATTACCGATAATTTCTTTGAGCATATTAGTTTAAAACTAATGTCTAATAAGAGTCTGCAAGGAATTCATAACAGCGAGAATATTGCAGCAAGCTATGCAGTTGCTAGAATAATAGGTCTTGAGCCTGTAAAAATTATCGAATCTATAAGTAGTTTTCAAGGACTGCCGCATAGGATGCAATATCTAGGTAGTATAGATGTTATAAATTTCTATAATGATAGTAAAGCAACGAATGCTATAGCTGCCGTGCAATCAATTAAAGCTCTTGATAATATTTATTGGCTTGCAGGTGGTATTGCTAAAGAGGGGGGTATTGAGGAAATAAAACCTTATTTTAGTAAAATCAAAAAAGCTTATTTTTATGGGCAAGCTAAAGAAATGTTTGCAAATACTGCCAAAGATGTAATAGATTTTGTTATATGTGATGATCTTAAACAGGCTTTTGAACTTGCTTATAAAGATGCTTGCAAGGATAACCAGAAAGAAAAGAATATTTTACTTGCACCTTGTTGCAGTTCATACGATCAGTTTAAGAACTTTGAGGAGCGTGGTGAGTTGTTTATTAGATTGTATAATACTCTTATTTGTGCCTATGACAAAAATGCCTTATTAAAAAAATTAATTAGTTAA
- a CDS encoding DUF3035 domain-containing protein: MRKVFLLFTVLLITSACNKKLKETVGISTAGPNEYQVQRSKALEVPPHYYLPVPTNNQAVYNNVNDQVNLNEGEQALMQDIK, translated from the coding sequence GTGAGAAAAGTTTTTTTATTATTTACTGTTTTATTAATTACTTCTGCATGTAATAAAAAATTAAAAGAAACTGTAGGAATATCAACAGCTGGTCCTAATGAGTATCAAGTTCAGCGTAGTAAGGCTTTAGAAGTACCGCCTCATTATTATTTACCTGTTCCAACTAACAATCAAGCAGTTTATAATAATGTTAATGATCAGGTCAACCTTAATGAGGGTGAGCAAGCATTAATGCAGGACATTAAATAG
- the lspA gene encoding signal peptidase II: protein MILSFKKLYLTFARSSRIIITLVIIDQLTKWWFINNLRWKHGLTLKVTSFLNMVYTWNYGISFGLMRDYYQYSNIVFLITNTIIVCYLYYLMMSSKTIGGFAGYSFVIGGAIGNLIDRSFRGAVFDFIYFHYQDYSFPVFNLADCFITLGVIILVEDYYSAKKNIEEKAKENYDKAQIEAMAEKIRNAPQGDNDKI from the coding sequence ATGATTCTATCATTTAAAAAACTATATCTAACATTTGCTCGTAGTAGCCGTATTATAATAACATTAGTGATTATTGATCAATTGACTAAATGGTGGTTTATCAATAATCTAAGATGGAAGCATGGCTTAACCTTAAAGGTCACATCTTTTTTAAATATGGTTTATACTTGGAATTATGGTATTAGCTTCGGTTTAATGCGTGATTATTATCAATATAGTAATATCGTGTTTTTAATAACAAATACGATTATTGTTTGTTATTTATATTATTTAATGATGAGTTCCAAAACCATAGGAGGCTTTGCTGGTTATAGCTTTGTAATTGGTGGTGCTATCGGTAATTTAATTGATAGATCATTTCGAGGAGCAGTTTTTGATTTTATATATTTCCATTATCAAGATTATAGCTTTCCAGTATTTAATCTAGCTGACTGTTTTATTACACTTGGAGTAATTATCTTAGTAGAAGATTATTATAGTGCTAAAAAAAATATTGAAGAAAAAGCTAAAGAGAATTATGATAAAGCCCAAATTGAGGCTATGGCTGAAAAGATTCGTAATGCTCCACAAGGCGATAACGATAAAATATAA
- a CDS encoding M23 family metallopeptidase — translation MKNDTLSYDFDDVLSVPYLSARFKKVLTSVSLLLFIALVMFVSFAVNNYVNDTLSITLVHPEAEEIQEAISFKEVTVKKGDTINSILSGQNIPRNDIEKILSLIKENKLLPSLKIGQQITFEYETKITENDNEDLTSETVFLNKIILAIDKLKTIEIIRENDNFKIAEIIVPLTKTVAKSSVNIESNFMSALKKLGLSNNNIIELINAYAYQIDFQRQIKSGDTATVITEKYVTEDGKFSHHGKILYVSLNLSGKEYNIYRYSHDNNVNNHAFFSEDGKSVKRSLLRTPLKVIKVSSQYGIRKHPILGYTKMHKGVDFAAPTGTPIYSAGNGVITEIGWKSGYGKFIQIKHSGTLSTAYAHASNFAKGLKVGSLVKQGDIIAYVGSTGRATGPHLHYEVKIDGKHVNPMSVKTTPGVELSGKKLEKFKQFKKEVKTLNVKLDKDLQANKVAEVSV, via the coding sequence ATGAAAAACGACACGCTATCTTACGATTTTGATGATGTATTATCAGTTCCTTATCTTAGTGCACGATTCAAAAAAGTTCTTACCTCTGTTTCCCTATTACTATTTATAGCATTAGTGATGTTTGTCTCTTTTGCTGTTAATAACTATGTAAATGATACGTTATCTATAACATTAGTACATCCTGAAGCTGAAGAAATTCAAGAAGCAATTTCATTTAAAGAAGTAACAGTTAAAAAAGGCGATACTATAAATTCTATTCTGAGCGGTCAAAATATCCCAAGAAATGATATAGAAAAAATATTAAGCTTAATAAAAGAAAATAAATTATTGCCATCGCTTAAAATAGGGCAGCAAATTACTTTTGAATATGAAACAAAAATTACCGAAAATGATAATGAGGATTTAACTTCTGAAACAGTATTTCTTAATAAGATTATTTTAGCTATAGATAAACTTAAGACTATTGAAATAATAAGAGAGAATGATAATTTTAAAATTGCAGAAATTATCGTGCCTTTAACAAAAACAGTGGCTAAGTCATCTGTAAATATCGAGTCAAACTTTATGTCTGCTCTTAAGAAGCTTGGTTTGTCAAACAATAATATAATAGAGCTGATTAATGCTTATGCTTATCAAATTGATTTTCAGCGTCAAATAAAAAGTGGTGATACTGCGACTGTTATAACAGAAAAATACGTGACGGAAGATGGTAAATTTTCCCATCACGGTAAGATTTTATATGTCTCGTTAAATCTTTCAGGAAAAGAATATAATATTTATCGCTATTCACATGATAATAATGTAAATAATCATGCATTTTTTTCTGAAGATGGTAAAAGTGTAAAAAGAAGTTTGCTTAGAACTCCTTTAAAAGTTATAAAAGTTTCTTCACAATATGGTATTAGGAAGCACCCTATACTTGGTTATACCAAAATGCATAAAGGGGTTGATTTTGCAGCACCGACTGGAACACCTATATATTCGGCGGGTAATGGTGTTATTACTGAAATAGGTTGGAAATCAGGTTATGGGAAATTTATCCAGATAAAACATAGCGGTACGTTATCTACTGCCTATGCTCACGCATCAAATTTTGCTAAAGGTTTAAAAGTAGGAAGCCTAGTAAAACAAGGCGATATTATAGCATATGTTGGAAGCACCGGTAGAGCTACAGGACCGCATTTACATTATGAAGTTAAAATTGATGGTAAACATGTTAATCCTATGTCCGTTAAAACAACACCAGGTGTAGAATTAAGCGGAAAAAAATTAGAAAAATTCAAGCAGTTTAAGAAAGAAGTTAAAACCTTGAATGTTAAGCTTGATAAAGATTTGCAGGCTAATAAAGTAGCTGAAGTTTCGGTGTAA
- a CDS encoding adenylyltransferase/cytidyltransferase family protein, with amino-acid sequence MFRLFLFLLILTNFTSCSFNNQDVKPSKIEYYENISSNKKCLPNSKIVLVGGCFDVLHYGHLEFLHEAKKQGKYLIVALETDETIIKYKKRKPIHNQLQRAKILSSLTFVDKVLMLPELKGFNDYALLVQNICPSVIAVTKYDPQLTNKQTQAKLINAQVIEVIDLIQHPDIGTFSTSNIINSI; translated from the coding sequence ATGTTTAGATTATTCCTATTTTTATTAATTCTTACAAACTTCACTTCTTGTTCATTTAATAATCAAGATGTTAAACCATCAAAAATAGAATATTATGAGAATATTTCTTCAAATAAAAAATGTTTACCAAATAGCAAAATAGTTTTGGTAGGAGGTTGCTTTGATGTGTTACATTATGGTCACCTGGAGTTTTTGCATGAAGCTAAAAAGCAAGGTAAATATTTAATCGTTGCTTTAGAAACTGATGAAACAATAATTAAATATAAAAAGCGTAAACCTATTCATAATCAACTACAACGAGCAAAAATTTTAAGCTCCCTTACATTTGTTGATAAAGTACTTATGTTACCCGAGTTAAAAGGTTTTAACGATTACGCATTATTAGTGCAAAATATTTGCCCCTCTGTAATTGCTGTAACAAAATATGATCCTCAATTAACGAATAAACAAACTCAAGCTAAATTAATAAACGCTCAAGTAATAGAAGTTATAGATTTAATACAACACCCTGATATAGGTACATTTTCCACCTCAAACATCATTAATAGCATATAA